The Bos indicus x Bos taurus breed Angus x Brahman F1 hybrid chromosome 3, Bos_hybrid_MaternalHap_v2.0, whole genome shotgun sequence genome includes a window with the following:
- the ADAM15 gene encoding disintegrin and metalloproteinase domain-containing protein 15 isoform X7, with protein sequence MRLALLWALGLLGAGSPLPSRPLPDIGVTEEMQARPERAQNGPLEPQILQDNPTFSLAEALQTSLPEALRIKLELDGESHILELLQNRELVSGRPTLVWYQPDGTRVVGEGHTLENCCYEGRVRGHAHSWVSLCTCSGLRGLVILSPERSYSVELGPGDLQGPPVVSRIQDLLLPRHTCALSWPTSVLPQALPEPSLGQRHTHRWRRDVVTETKIVELVIVADHAEVKRHRDFQSLLNRTLEVALLLDTFFRPMNVRVALVGLEAWTQHNLIEISQNPGLTLDSFLHWRRTNLLPRLPHDSAQLVTATSFSGPMVGMAIQNSICSPEFSGGVNMDHSTSILGVASSIAHELGHSLGLGHDSPGNSCPCPGPAPAKSCIMQASTDPNLLALIPSFLPGLNFSNCSRQALEEALLGGMGSCLFERLSGLPSMASVCGNMLVEPGEQCDCGFPDECTDPCCDYFTCQLRPGAQCASDGLCCHNCQLRPAGWKCRPTRGDCDLPEFCPGDSSQCPPDVSMGDGEPCASGQAVCMQGRCASYAQQCQALWGPGAKPAAPLCLLTANTRGDAFGSCGRNPDGSYVSCAPRDAMCGQLQCQGGRAQPLLGSARDLRWEMLEANGTQLRLNCSWVHLDLGNDVAQPLLTLPGTACGPGLVCVEQQCQPIEVLGAQECQRRCHGHGVCDSNRRCHCEEGWAPPDCTTHVRATSSLTTGLPLSLLLLLVLVLLGASYWHRARLHQRLCQLKGPSCQYRAAQSGPPERPGPPQRALVMPGAKAELADRPNPPTRPLPADPVVRRPKSQGPTKPPPPRKPLPADPHGRRPSGDLPGPGAGIPPPVVPSRPAPPPPAASSPYL encoded by the exons ATGCGCCTGGCGCTGCTCTGggccctggggctcctgggcGCGGGCAGCCCATTGCCCTCCCGGCCGCTCCCAGATATAG GTGTCACTGAGGAGATGCAGGCAAGGCCAGAGAGGGCCCAGAATGGACCTCTGGAGCCCCAGATCCTTCAGGACAACCCCACATTCAGCCTAGCAGAGGCGCTTCAG ACCAGTCTGCCTGAGGCTTTGCGGATCAAACTGGAATTGGATGGTGAGAGTCATATCCTGGAGCTGCTGCAGAATAG GGAGCTAGTCTCAGGCCGCCCAACTCTGGTGTGGTACCAGCCTGATGGCACCCGGGTGGTCGGTGAGGGACATACTCTG GAGAACTGCTGCTACGAGGGGAGAGTGCGTGGCCACGCGCACTCCTGGGTCTCTCTCTGCACCTGCTCCGGGCTCAG GGGCTTAGTGATCCTGTCCCCAGAGAGAAGCTACTCTGTGGAGCTGGGGCCCGGGGACCTTCAGGGTCCCCCAGTTGTCTCCCGGATCCAAGACCTCCTCCTGCCACGCCACACTTGTGCCCTGAGCTGGCCTACATCTGTGCTCCCTCAGGCTCTACCGGAGCCCTCCCTGGGACAGCGTCACACTCACCGG TGGAGGCGGGACGTGGTGACAGAGACCAAGATTGTTGAGCTGGTGATTGTGGCTGACCATGCCGAG GTCAAGAGGCACCGGGACTTCCAGAGCCTCCTGAACCGCACCCTGGAAGTGGCCCTCCTCCTGGACACA TTCTTCAGGCCTATGAACgtccgggtggcactagtgggccTGGAGGCCTGGACCCAGCACAACCTGATAGAGATAAgccagaacccaggtctcacactaGACAGCTTCCTCCACTGGCGCAGGACGAACCTGCTGCCTCGGTTGCCCCACGACAGCGCCCAGCTGGTGAC GGCCACTTCATTCTCTGGGCCCATGGTCGGCATGGCCATTCAGAACTCCATCTGTTCTCCTGAGTTTTCAGGAGGCGTGAACATG GACCACTCCACGAGCATCCTGGGAGTCGCCTCCTCAATAGCCCACGAGCTGGGACACAGCCTGGGCCTGGGCCATGACTCCCCTGGGAACAGCTGCCCCTGCCCGGGTCCAGCCCCAGCCAAGAGCTGCATCATGCAGGCCTCCACAGA CCCCAACCTCCTTGCTCTCATCCCCAGCTTCCTGCCAGGCTTGAACTTCAGTAACTGCAGCCGACAGGCCCTGGAAGAAGCCCTCCTGGGCGGGATGGGCAGCTGCCTCTTTGAACGGCTGTCCGGTCTGCCTTCTATGGCCAGTGTCTGCGGAAATATGTTGGTGGAGCCCGGGGAGCAGTGTGACTGTGGCTTCCCAGAT GAATGCACCGATCCCTGCTGTGACTACTTCACCTGCCAGCTGAGGCCAGGGGCCCAGTGCGCATCTGATGGACTCTGCTGTCACAATTGCCAG CTGCGTCCAGCTGGCTGGAAGTGTCGCCCCACCAGAGGTGACTGCGACTTGCCTGAGTTCTGCCCAGGAGACAGCTCCCAGTGCCCCCCGGATGTCAGCATGGGGGACGGTGAGCCATGTGCCAGTGGACAGGCTGTGTGCATGCAAGGACGTTGTGCCTCGTATGCCCAGCAGTGCCAGGCTCTCTGGGGGCCTGGGGCCAAGCCCGCCGCACCGCTCTGCCTCCTTACTGCCAATACTAGAGGGGACGCCTTTGGGAGCTGTGGGCGCAACCCTGATGGCAGTTATGTGTCCTGTGCCCCTCG AGATGCTATGTGTGGGCAACTCCAGTGCCAGGGCGGGAGGGCCCAGCCTCTGCTGGGCTCAGCCCGAGATCTTCGCTGGGAGATGCTGGAAGCCAACGGGACCCAGCTGAGGTTGAACTGTAGCTGGGTACACCTGGACCTGGGCAATGACGTGGCCCAGCCCCTCCTGACTCTGCCTGGCACAGCCTGTGGCCCCGGCCTG GTGTGTGTTGAGCAGCAGTGCCAGCCAATAGAGGTCCTGGGAGCACAGGAATGTCAAAGGAGATGCCACGGGCATGGG GTCTGCGACAGCAACAGACGCTGCCACTGTGAGGAGGGCTGGGCACCGCCAGACTGCACCACCCACGTCAGAG CAACCAGCTCCCTGACCACAGGGCTGCCCCTTAGCCTCCTGTTGTTGCTGGTCCTGGTGCTCCTTGGTGCCAGCTACTGGCACCGTGCCCGCCTGCACCAACGACTCTGCCAGCTCAAAGGACCCAGCTGCCAATACAG GGCAGCCCAGTCTGGTCCCCCAGAACGCCCAGGACCCCCACAGAGGGCCCTCGTGATGCCAGGTGCCAAG
- the ADAM15 gene encoding disintegrin and metalloproteinase domain-containing protein 15 isoform X8 — protein sequence MRLALLWALGLLGAGSPLPSRPLPDIGVTEEMQARPERAQNGPLEPQILQDNPTFSLAEALQTSLPEALRIKLELDGESHILELLQNRELVSGRPTLVWYQPDGTRVVGEGHTLENCCYEGRVRGHAHSWVSLCTCSGLRGLVILSPERSYSVELGPGDLQGPPVVSRIQDLLLPRHTCALSWPTSVLPQALPEPSLGQRHTHRWRRDVVTETKIVELVIVADHAEVKRHRDFQSLLNRTLEVALLLDTFFRPMNVRVALVGLEAWTQHNLIEISQNPGLTLDSFLHWRRTNLLPRLPHDSAQLVTATSFSGPMVGMAIQNSICSPEFSGGVNMDHSTSILGVASSIAHELGHSLGLGHDSPGNSCPCPGPAPAKSCIMQASTDFLPGLNFSNCSRQALEEALLGGMGSCLFERLSGLPSMASVCGNMLVEPGEQCDCGFPDECTDPCCDYFTCQLRPGAQCASDGLCCHNCQLRPAGWKCRPTRGDCDLPEFCPGDSSQCPPDVSMGDGEPCASGQAVCMQGRCASYAQQCQALWGPGAKPAAPLCLLTANTRGDAFGSCGRNPDGSYVSCAPRDAMCGQLQCQGGRAQPLLGSARDLRWEMLEANGTQLRLNCSWVHLDLGNDVAQPLLTLPGTACGPGLVCVEQQCQPIEVLGAQECQRRCHGHGVCDSNRRCHCEEGWAPPDCTTHVRATSSLTTGLPLSLLLLLVLVLLGASYWHRARLHQRLCQLKGPSCQYRAAQSGPPERPGPPQRALVMPGAKQASALGFPAPPSRPLPPDPVPKRLQSQGPTKPPPPRKPLPADPHGRRPSGDLPGPGAGIPPPVVPSRPAPPPPAASSPYL from the exons ATGCGCCTGGCGCTGCTCTGggccctggggctcctgggcGCGGGCAGCCCATTGCCCTCCCGGCCGCTCCCAGATATAG GTGTCACTGAGGAGATGCAGGCAAGGCCAGAGAGGGCCCAGAATGGACCTCTGGAGCCCCAGATCCTTCAGGACAACCCCACATTCAGCCTAGCAGAGGCGCTTCAG ACCAGTCTGCCTGAGGCTTTGCGGATCAAACTGGAATTGGATGGTGAGAGTCATATCCTGGAGCTGCTGCAGAATAG GGAGCTAGTCTCAGGCCGCCCAACTCTGGTGTGGTACCAGCCTGATGGCACCCGGGTGGTCGGTGAGGGACATACTCTG GAGAACTGCTGCTACGAGGGGAGAGTGCGTGGCCACGCGCACTCCTGGGTCTCTCTCTGCACCTGCTCCGGGCTCAG GGGCTTAGTGATCCTGTCCCCAGAGAGAAGCTACTCTGTGGAGCTGGGGCCCGGGGACCTTCAGGGTCCCCCAGTTGTCTCCCGGATCCAAGACCTCCTCCTGCCACGCCACACTTGTGCCCTGAGCTGGCCTACATCTGTGCTCCCTCAGGCTCTACCGGAGCCCTCCCTGGGACAGCGTCACACTCACCGG TGGAGGCGGGACGTGGTGACAGAGACCAAGATTGTTGAGCTGGTGATTGTGGCTGACCATGCCGAG GTCAAGAGGCACCGGGACTTCCAGAGCCTCCTGAACCGCACCCTGGAAGTGGCCCTCCTCCTGGACACA TTCTTCAGGCCTATGAACgtccgggtggcactagtgggccTGGAGGCCTGGACCCAGCACAACCTGATAGAGATAAgccagaacccaggtctcacactaGACAGCTTCCTCCACTGGCGCAGGACGAACCTGCTGCCTCGGTTGCCCCACGACAGCGCCCAGCTGGTGAC GGCCACTTCATTCTCTGGGCCCATGGTCGGCATGGCCATTCAGAACTCCATCTGTTCTCCTGAGTTTTCAGGAGGCGTGAACATG GACCACTCCACGAGCATCCTGGGAGTCGCCTCCTCAATAGCCCACGAGCTGGGACACAGCCTGGGCCTGGGCCATGACTCCCCTGGGAACAGCTGCCCCTGCCCGGGTCCAGCCCCAGCCAAGAGCTGCATCATGCAGGCCTCCACAGA CTTCCTGCCAGGCTTGAACTTCAGTAACTGCAGCCGACAGGCCCTGGAAGAAGCCCTCCTGGGCGGGATGGGCAGCTGCCTCTTTGAACGGCTGTCCGGTCTGCCTTCTATGGCCAGTGTCTGCGGAAATATGTTGGTGGAGCCCGGGGAGCAGTGTGACTGTGGCTTCCCAGAT GAATGCACCGATCCCTGCTGTGACTACTTCACCTGCCAGCTGAGGCCAGGGGCCCAGTGCGCATCTGATGGACTCTGCTGTCACAATTGCCAG CTGCGTCCAGCTGGCTGGAAGTGTCGCCCCACCAGAGGTGACTGCGACTTGCCTGAGTTCTGCCCAGGAGACAGCTCCCAGTGCCCCCCGGATGTCAGCATGGGGGACGGTGAGCCATGTGCCAGTGGACAGGCTGTGTGCATGCAAGGACGTTGTGCCTCGTATGCCCAGCAGTGCCAGGCTCTCTGGGGGCCTGGGGCCAAGCCCGCCGCACCGCTCTGCCTCCTTACTGCCAATACTAGAGGGGACGCCTTTGGGAGCTGTGGGCGCAACCCTGATGGCAGTTATGTGTCCTGTGCCCCTCG AGATGCTATGTGTGGGCAACTCCAGTGCCAGGGCGGGAGGGCCCAGCCTCTGCTGGGCTCAGCCCGAGATCTTCGCTGGGAGATGCTGGAAGCCAACGGGACCCAGCTGAGGTTGAACTGTAGCTGGGTACACCTGGACCTGGGCAATGACGTGGCCCAGCCCCTCCTGACTCTGCCTGGCACAGCCTGTGGCCCCGGCCTG GTGTGTGTTGAGCAGCAGTGCCAGCCAATAGAGGTCCTGGGAGCACAGGAATGTCAAAGGAGATGCCACGGGCATGGG GTCTGCGACAGCAACAGACGCTGCCACTGTGAGGAGGGCTGGGCACCGCCAGACTGCACCACCCACGTCAGAG CAACCAGCTCCCTGACCACAGGGCTGCCCCTTAGCCTCCTGTTGTTGCTGGTCCTGGTGCTCCTTGGTGCCAGCTACTGGCACCGTGCCCGCCTGCACCAACGACTCTGCCAGCTCAAAGGACCCAGCTGCCAATACAG GGCAGCCCAGTCTGGTCCCCCAGAACGCCCAGGACCCCCACAGAGGGCCCTCGTGATGCCAGGTGCCAAG CAGGCTAGTGCTCTTGGCTTCCCGGCCCCTCCTTCCAGGCCGCTGCCTCCTGACCCTGTGCCCAAGAGACTCCAG
- the ADAM15 gene encoding disintegrin and metalloproteinase domain-containing protein 15 isoform X5, whose product MRLALLWALGLLGAGSPLPSRPLPDIGVTEEMQARPERAQNGPLEPQILQDNPTFSLAEALQTSLPEALRIKLELDGESHILELLQNRELVSGRPTLVWYQPDGTRVVGEGHTLENCCYEGRVRGHAHSWVSLCTCSGLRGLVILSPERSYSVELGPGDLQGPPVVSRIQDLLLPRHTCALSWPTSVLPQALPEPSLGQRHTHRWRRDVVTETKIVELVIVADHAEVKRHRDFQSLLNRTLEVALLLDTFFRPMNVRVALVGLEAWTQHNLIEISQNPGLTLDSFLHWRRTNLLPRLPHDSAQLVTATSFSGPMVGMAIQNSICSPEFSGGVNMDHSTSILGVASSIAHELGHSLGLGHDSPGNSCPCPGPAPAKSCIMQASTDPNLLALIPSFLPGLNFSNCSRQALEEALLGGMGSCLFERLSGLPSMASVCGNMLVEPGEQCDCGFPDECTDPCCDYFTCQLRPGAQCASDGLCCHNCQLRPAGWKCRPTRGDCDLPEFCPGDSSQCPPDVSMGDGEPCASGQAVCMQGRCASYAQQCQALWGPGAKPAAPLCLLTANTRGDAFGSCGRNPDGSYVSCAPRDAMCGQLQCQGGRAQPLLGSARDLRWEMLEANGTQLRLNCSWVHLDLGNDVAQPLLTLPGTACGPGLVCVEQQCQPIEVLGAQECQRRCHGHGVCDSNRRCHCEEGWAPPDCTTHVRATSSLTTGLPLSLLLLLVLVLLGASYWHRARLHQRLCQLKGPSCQYRAAQSGPPERPGPPQRALVMPGAKQASALGFPAPPSRPLPPDPVPKRLQSQGPTKPPPPRKPLPADPHGRRPSGDLPGPGAGIPPPVVPSRPAPPPPAASSPYL is encoded by the exons ATGCGCCTGGCGCTGCTCTGggccctggggctcctgggcGCGGGCAGCCCATTGCCCTCCCGGCCGCTCCCAGATATAG GTGTCACTGAGGAGATGCAGGCAAGGCCAGAGAGGGCCCAGAATGGACCTCTGGAGCCCCAGATCCTTCAGGACAACCCCACATTCAGCCTAGCAGAGGCGCTTCAG ACCAGTCTGCCTGAGGCTTTGCGGATCAAACTGGAATTGGATGGTGAGAGTCATATCCTGGAGCTGCTGCAGAATAG GGAGCTAGTCTCAGGCCGCCCAACTCTGGTGTGGTACCAGCCTGATGGCACCCGGGTGGTCGGTGAGGGACATACTCTG GAGAACTGCTGCTACGAGGGGAGAGTGCGTGGCCACGCGCACTCCTGGGTCTCTCTCTGCACCTGCTCCGGGCTCAG GGGCTTAGTGATCCTGTCCCCAGAGAGAAGCTACTCTGTGGAGCTGGGGCCCGGGGACCTTCAGGGTCCCCCAGTTGTCTCCCGGATCCAAGACCTCCTCCTGCCACGCCACACTTGTGCCCTGAGCTGGCCTACATCTGTGCTCCCTCAGGCTCTACCGGAGCCCTCCCTGGGACAGCGTCACACTCACCGG TGGAGGCGGGACGTGGTGACAGAGACCAAGATTGTTGAGCTGGTGATTGTGGCTGACCATGCCGAG GTCAAGAGGCACCGGGACTTCCAGAGCCTCCTGAACCGCACCCTGGAAGTGGCCCTCCTCCTGGACACA TTCTTCAGGCCTATGAACgtccgggtggcactagtgggccTGGAGGCCTGGACCCAGCACAACCTGATAGAGATAAgccagaacccaggtctcacactaGACAGCTTCCTCCACTGGCGCAGGACGAACCTGCTGCCTCGGTTGCCCCACGACAGCGCCCAGCTGGTGAC GGCCACTTCATTCTCTGGGCCCATGGTCGGCATGGCCATTCAGAACTCCATCTGTTCTCCTGAGTTTTCAGGAGGCGTGAACATG GACCACTCCACGAGCATCCTGGGAGTCGCCTCCTCAATAGCCCACGAGCTGGGACACAGCCTGGGCCTGGGCCATGACTCCCCTGGGAACAGCTGCCCCTGCCCGGGTCCAGCCCCAGCCAAGAGCTGCATCATGCAGGCCTCCACAGA CCCCAACCTCCTTGCTCTCATCCCCAGCTTCCTGCCAGGCTTGAACTTCAGTAACTGCAGCCGACAGGCCCTGGAAGAAGCCCTCCTGGGCGGGATGGGCAGCTGCCTCTTTGAACGGCTGTCCGGTCTGCCTTCTATGGCCAGTGTCTGCGGAAATATGTTGGTGGAGCCCGGGGAGCAGTGTGACTGTGGCTTCCCAGAT GAATGCACCGATCCCTGCTGTGACTACTTCACCTGCCAGCTGAGGCCAGGGGCCCAGTGCGCATCTGATGGACTCTGCTGTCACAATTGCCAG CTGCGTCCAGCTGGCTGGAAGTGTCGCCCCACCAGAGGTGACTGCGACTTGCCTGAGTTCTGCCCAGGAGACAGCTCCCAGTGCCCCCCGGATGTCAGCATGGGGGACGGTGAGCCATGTGCCAGTGGACAGGCTGTGTGCATGCAAGGACGTTGTGCCTCGTATGCCCAGCAGTGCCAGGCTCTCTGGGGGCCTGGGGCCAAGCCCGCCGCACCGCTCTGCCTCCTTACTGCCAATACTAGAGGGGACGCCTTTGGGAGCTGTGGGCGCAACCCTGATGGCAGTTATGTGTCCTGTGCCCCTCG AGATGCTATGTGTGGGCAACTCCAGTGCCAGGGCGGGAGGGCCCAGCCTCTGCTGGGCTCAGCCCGAGATCTTCGCTGGGAGATGCTGGAAGCCAACGGGACCCAGCTGAGGTTGAACTGTAGCTGGGTACACCTGGACCTGGGCAATGACGTGGCCCAGCCCCTCCTGACTCTGCCTGGCACAGCCTGTGGCCCCGGCCTG GTGTGTGTTGAGCAGCAGTGCCAGCCAATAGAGGTCCTGGGAGCACAGGAATGTCAAAGGAGATGCCACGGGCATGGG GTCTGCGACAGCAACAGACGCTGCCACTGTGAGGAGGGCTGGGCACCGCCAGACTGCACCACCCACGTCAGAG CAACCAGCTCCCTGACCACAGGGCTGCCCCTTAGCCTCCTGTTGTTGCTGGTCCTGGTGCTCCTTGGTGCCAGCTACTGGCACCGTGCCCGCCTGCACCAACGACTCTGCCAGCTCAAAGGACCCAGCTGCCAATACAG GGCAGCCCAGTCTGGTCCCCCAGAACGCCCAGGACCCCCACAGAGGGCCCTCGTGATGCCAGGTGCCAAG CAGGCTAGTGCTCTTGGCTTCCCGGCCCCTCCTTCCAGGCCGCTGCCTCCTGACCCTGTGCCCAAGAGACTCCAG
- the ADAM15 gene encoding disintegrin and metalloproteinase domain-containing protein 15 isoform X3, whose amino-acid sequence MRLALLWALGLLGAGSPLPSRPLPDIGVTEEMQARPERAQNGPLEPQILQDNPTFSLAEALQTSLPEALRIKLELDGESHILELLQNRELVSGRPTLVWYQPDGTRVVGEGHTLENCCYEGRVRGHAHSWVSLCTCSGLRGLVILSPERSYSVELGPGDLQGPPVVSRIQDLLLPRHTCALSWPTSVLPQALPEPSLGQRHTHRWRRDVVTETKIVELVIVADHAEVKRHRDFQSLLNRTLEVALLLDTFFRPMNVRVALVGLEAWTQHNLIEISQNPGLTLDSFLHWRRTNLLPRLPHDSAQLVTATSFSGPMVGMAIQNSICSPEFSGGVNMDHSTSILGVASSIAHELGHSLGLGHDSPGNSCPCPGPAPAKSCIMQASTDFLPGLNFSNCSRQALEEALLGGMGSCLFERLSGLPSMASVCGNMLVEPGEQCDCGFPDECTDPCCDYFTCQLRPGAQCASDGLCCHNCQLRPAGWKCRPTRGDCDLPEFCPGDSSQCPPDVSMGDGEPCASGQAVCMQGRCASYAQQCQALWGPGAKPAAPLCLLTANTRGDAFGSCGRNPDGSYVSCAPRDAMCGQLQCQGGRAQPLLGSARDLRWEMLEANGTQLRLNCSWVHLDLGNDVAQPLLTLPGTACGPGLVCVEQQCQPIEVLGAQECQRRCHGHGVCDSNRRCHCEEGWAPPDCTTHVRATSSLTTGLPLSLLLLLVLVLLGASYWHRARLHQRLCQLKGPSCQYRAAQSGPPERPGPPQRALVMPGAKQASALGFPAPPSRPLPPDPVPKRLQAELADRPNPPTRPLPADPVVRRPKSQGPTKPPPPRKPLPADPHGRRPSGDLPGPGAGIPPPVVPSRPAPPPPAASSPYL is encoded by the exons ATGCGCCTGGCGCTGCTCTGggccctggggctcctgggcGCGGGCAGCCCATTGCCCTCCCGGCCGCTCCCAGATATAG GTGTCACTGAGGAGATGCAGGCAAGGCCAGAGAGGGCCCAGAATGGACCTCTGGAGCCCCAGATCCTTCAGGACAACCCCACATTCAGCCTAGCAGAGGCGCTTCAG ACCAGTCTGCCTGAGGCTTTGCGGATCAAACTGGAATTGGATGGTGAGAGTCATATCCTGGAGCTGCTGCAGAATAG GGAGCTAGTCTCAGGCCGCCCAACTCTGGTGTGGTACCAGCCTGATGGCACCCGGGTGGTCGGTGAGGGACATACTCTG GAGAACTGCTGCTACGAGGGGAGAGTGCGTGGCCACGCGCACTCCTGGGTCTCTCTCTGCACCTGCTCCGGGCTCAG GGGCTTAGTGATCCTGTCCCCAGAGAGAAGCTACTCTGTGGAGCTGGGGCCCGGGGACCTTCAGGGTCCCCCAGTTGTCTCCCGGATCCAAGACCTCCTCCTGCCACGCCACACTTGTGCCCTGAGCTGGCCTACATCTGTGCTCCCTCAGGCTCTACCGGAGCCCTCCCTGGGACAGCGTCACACTCACCGG TGGAGGCGGGACGTGGTGACAGAGACCAAGATTGTTGAGCTGGTGATTGTGGCTGACCATGCCGAG GTCAAGAGGCACCGGGACTTCCAGAGCCTCCTGAACCGCACCCTGGAAGTGGCCCTCCTCCTGGACACA TTCTTCAGGCCTATGAACgtccgggtggcactagtgggccTGGAGGCCTGGACCCAGCACAACCTGATAGAGATAAgccagaacccaggtctcacactaGACAGCTTCCTCCACTGGCGCAGGACGAACCTGCTGCCTCGGTTGCCCCACGACAGCGCCCAGCTGGTGAC GGCCACTTCATTCTCTGGGCCCATGGTCGGCATGGCCATTCAGAACTCCATCTGTTCTCCTGAGTTTTCAGGAGGCGTGAACATG GACCACTCCACGAGCATCCTGGGAGTCGCCTCCTCAATAGCCCACGAGCTGGGACACAGCCTGGGCCTGGGCCATGACTCCCCTGGGAACAGCTGCCCCTGCCCGGGTCCAGCCCCAGCCAAGAGCTGCATCATGCAGGCCTCCACAGA CTTCCTGCCAGGCTTGAACTTCAGTAACTGCAGCCGACAGGCCCTGGAAGAAGCCCTCCTGGGCGGGATGGGCAGCTGCCTCTTTGAACGGCTGTCCGGTCTGCCTTCTATGGCCAGTGTCTGCGGAAATATGTTGGTGGAGCCCGGGGAGCAGTGTGACTGTGGCTTCCCAGAT GAATGCACCGATCCCTGCTGTGACTACTTCACCTGCCAGCTGAGGCCAGGGGCCCAGTGCGCATCTGATGGACTCTGCTGTCACAATTGCCAG CTGCGTCCAGCTGGCTGGAAGTGTCGCCCCACCAGAGGTGACTGCGACTTGCCTGAGTTCTGCCCAGGAGACAGCTCCCAGTGCCCCCCGGATGTCAGCATGGGGGACGGTGAGCCATGTGCCAGTGGACAGGCTGTGTGCATGCAAGGACGTTGTGCCTCGTATGCCCAGCAGTGCCAGGCTCTCTGGGGGCCTGGGGCCAAGCCCGCCGCACCGCTCTGCCTCCTTACTGCCAATACTAGAGGGGACGCCTTTGGGAGCTGTGGGCGCAACCCTGATGGCAGTTATGTGTCCTGTGCCCCTCG AGATGCTATGTGTGGGCAACTCCAGTGCCAGGGCGGGAGGGCCCAGCCTCTGCTGGGCTCAGCCCGAGATCTTCGCTGGGAGATGCTGGAAGCCAACGGGACCCAGCTGAGGTTGAACTGTAGCTGGGTACACCTGGACCTGGGCAATGACGTGGCCCAGCCCCTCCTGACTCTGCCTGGCACAGCCTGTGGCCCCGGCCTG GTGTGTGTTGAGCAGCAGTGCCAGCCAATAGAGGTCCTGGGAGCACAGGAATGTCAAAGGAGATGCCACGGGCATGGG GTCTGCGACAGCAACAGACGCTGCCACTGTGAGGAGGGCTGGGCACCGCCAGACTGCACCACCCACGTCAGAG CAACCAGCTCCCTGACCACAGGGCTGCCCCTTAGCCTCCTGTTGTTGCTGGTCCTGGTGCTCCTTGGTGCCAGCTACTGGCACCGTGCCCGCCTGCACCAACGACTCTGCCAGCTCAAAGGACCCAGCTGCCAATACAG GGCAGCCCAGTCTGGTCCCCCAGAACGCCCAGGACCCCCACAGAGGGCCCTCGTGATGCCAGGTGCCAAG CAGGCTAGTGCTCTTGGCTTCCCGGCCCCTCCTTCCAGGCCGCTGCCTCCTGACCCTGTGCCCAAGAGACTCCAG